The Streptomyces sp. NBC_00224 genome has a window encoding:
- a CDS encoding 50S ribosomal protein L11 methyltransferase yields MTEIKNYLRSLERSRAALLREDRPRTFALAGREWDLLDGVFAPPFSASTGAAMELLGLTGPERAPWHGSLLEVGSGTGVIAVCAALAGGDRVTALDINEQAVRNTEMNAHRHGVADRLTAVHSDLFDALGADERYDTVYWHSNFVLAPPTYRHETVHEQAYVDPGYRAHRRYLAEAPAFAADGGRVLLHFSDRGDIDALHEIAAECDRSLRVLGSRRIGEGEETVEHILYEITVP; encoded by the coding sequence ATGACCGAAATCAAGAACTACCTGCGATCGCTGGAGCGAAGCCGTGCGGCGCTGCTACGGGAGGACCGGCCGCGCACCTTCGCGCTCGCCGGACGCGAGTGGGATCTGCTGGACGGCGTGTTCGCGCCGCCGTTCTCCGCGTCGACCGGGGCGGCCATGGAGCTGCTCGGGCTGACCGGCCCGGAGCGGGCGCCCTGGCACGGCTCCCTGCTGGAGGTGGGCAGCGGGACCGGGGTGATCGCCGTCTGTGCCGCGCTGGCGGGCGGCGACCGGGTGACGGCCCTGGACATCAACGAACAGGCCGTGCGCAACACGGAGATGAACGCCCACCGGCACGGCGTCGCGGACCGGCTGACCGCCGTGCACAGCGACCTGTTCGACGCGCTCGGGGCCGACGAGCGCTACGACACCGTCTACTGGCACTCCAACTTCGTGCTCGCCCCGCCCACGTACCGCCACGAGACGGTCCACGAGCAGGCCTATGTGGACCCGGGCTACCGTGCCCACCGTCGCTATCTCGCCGAGGCCCCGGCCTTCGCGGCCGACGGGGGAAGGGTGCTGCTGCACTTCAGCGATCGCGGGGACATCGACGCCCTGCACGAGATCGCCGCCGAGTGCGACCGCTCTCTCCGTGTGCTGGGCAGCCGCCGCATCGGTGAGGGCGAGGAGACGGTCGAGCACATTCTCTACGAAATAACAGTGCCATGA
- the pabB gene encoding aminodeoxychorismate synthase component I, protein MKEVVRTLLVDNYDSFTFNLYHSLARAGGAEPVVIRNDDPAWDSARLSEFDNVVLSPGPGHPGRAADFGMCRDIVERAQIPLLGICLGHQGAALLHGATVGRAPEPRHGRTSPVRHTGEDLFRGIPSPFDAVRYHSLAVTGLPDEMEAVAWTADGVLMGHRHRSRPLWGLQFHPESILTEYGDELLWNFTELTREWHRARGTATVRGALPRTAQTTSAAEPDEAAPRKLRVLEERLHTRWSDEAAFHRVFGRSTNAFWLDSSRPDADAGRFSVLGDAAGPLARVARADAHGGTVTMECAAGRRTVTADFLDWLDRDLKGIHAELPDVPFDFTLGWVGYLGYELKAQCGGEAVHRAEDPDAALVFADRAVVLDHLTGLTHLLALAEDGDEDAAHAWLRATARALESVAGEELAEPAAPAAGSTIRLRHDRDAYLRLIDACQEEIAAGETYEVCLTNQAEAAFDGDPWEAYRLLRRVSPAPYGALLRFGRLAVLSTSPERFLRVDADGTATSKPIKGTRPRGATPEQDAEIVAQLRSDEKDRAENLMIVDLVRNDLGRNAEIGTVEVPRLFDVETYATVHQLVSTVRARLRPDRSAVDCVRAAFPAGSMTGAPKIRTMRLIDGLEAGPRGVYSGAIGYFSLSGAADLSVAIRTAVITPGRVRYGVGGAIVALSDAEAEFEETAVKSAPLLALTGAAFPGRRP, encoded by the coding sequence ATGAAGGAAGTTGTACGAACGCTGCTAGTCGACAACTACGACTCGTTTACCTTCAACCTTTACCACTCGCTCGCCCGGGCGGGCGGGGCGGAGCCGGTGGTAATCCGCAATGACGATCCGGCGTGGGATTCGGCGCGGCTCTCGGAATTCGACAATGTCGTGCTTTCCCCGGGGCCCGGACACCCCGGGCGCGCGGCAGACTTCGGAATGTGCCGGGACATCGTCGAACGCGCGCAGATTCCGCTTCTCGGGATCTGCCTCGGCCACCAGGGAGCGGCGCTGCTGCACGGCGCCACGGTGGGCCGCGCCCCCGAGCCGCGCCACGGACGCACCTCTCCCGTACGGCACACGGGAGAGGACCTGTTCAGGGGTATCCCCTCGCCCTTCGACGCGGTGCGCTACCACTCGCTGGCCGTGACCGGCCTCCCGGACGAGATGGAGGCGGTGGCCTGGACGGCGGACGGCGTCCTGATGGGCCACCGCCACCGGAGCCGGCCGCTGTGGGGGCTCCAGTTCCACCCCGAGTCGATCCTGACCGAGTACGGCGATGAACTCCTCTGGAATTTCACGGAGTTGACGAGGGAGTGGCACCGCGCACGGGGTACGGCAACGGTCCGCGGCGCCCTGCCGCGTACCGCGCAAACCACGAGTGCGGCGGAGCCGGACGAGGCCGCGCCGCGCAAACTGCGCGTCCTGGAAGAGCGGCTGCACACCCGCTGGAGCGACGAGGCCGCCTTCCACCGGGTGTTCGGCCGCAGCACCAACGCCTTCTGGCTGGACAGCAGCCGGCCCGACGCCGACGCGGGCCGCTTCTCCGTCCTGGGCGACGCGGCGGGCCCGCTGGCACGGGTGGCGCGGGCCGACGCGCACGGCGGCACCGTCACGATGGAGTGCGCGGCGGGACGGCGGACCGTGACCGCCGACTTCCTCGACTGGCTGGATCGGGACCTGAAGGGCATCCACGCCGAACTACCCGACGTGCCCTTCGACTTCACGCTGGGCTGGGTCGGCTATCTCGGCTACGAGCTGAAGGCGCAGTGCGGCGGCGAGGCCGTCCACCGCGCCGAGGACCCCGACGCCGCCCTGGTCTTCGCCGACCGCGCGGTGGTCCTCGACCACCTCACCGGCCTCACCCACCTCCTCGCGCTCGCGGAGGACGGGGACGAGGACGCGGCCCACGCCTGGCTGCGCGCCACGGCGCGGGCGCTGGAGTCGGTGGCGGGCGAGGAACTGGCCGAGCCCGCCGCCCCGGCCGCGGGCTCCACCATCCGGCTGCGGCACGACCGGGACGCCTATCTGCGCCTCATCGACGCCTGCCAGGAGGAGATCGCCGCGGGCGAGACCTACGAGGTCTGTCTGACGAACCAGGCCGAGGCCGCGTTCGACGGCGACCCGTGGGAGGCGTACCGGCTGCTGCGCCGCGTCAGCCCGGCCCCGTACGGCGCGCTGCTGCGGTTCGGGCGGCTCGCAGTGCTCAGCACCTCGCCCGAGCGGTTCCTGCGGGTGGACGCGGACGGCACGGCGACCTCCAAGCCCATCAAGGGCACCCGGCCGCGCGGGGCGACGCCCGAGCAGGACGCGGAGATCGTCGCGCAGCTGCGCTCGGACGAGAAGGACCGGGCGGAGAACCTGATGATCGTGGACCTGGTCCGCAACGACCTCGGCCGCAACGCCGAGATCGGCACGGTCGAGGTGCCGCGCCTCTTCGACGTCGAGACGTACGCCACCGTCCACCAGCTGGTGAGCACGGTACGGGCCCGGCTGCGCCCGGACCGCAGCGCCGTGGACTGTGTGCGCGCCGCGTTCCCGGCGGGCTCGATGACCGGCGCCCCCAAGATCCGGACCATGCGCCTGATCGACGGCCTGGAGGCGGGGCCCCGGGGTGTCTACTCCGGGGCCATCGGCTACTTCTCGCTCTCCGGCGCCGCCGATCTGAGCGTGGCGATCCGTACGGCGGTGATCACCCCTGGCCGGGTCCGCTACGGGGTCGGCGGGGCGATCGTCGCACTGTCCGACGCGGAGGCCGAGTTCGAGGAGACGGCGGTCAAGTCGGCCCCGCTGCTCGCCCTGACCGGCGCCGCCTTCCCCGGCCGGCGGCCTTAG
- a CDS encoding FAD/NAD(P)-binding protein, producing the protein MPSIGVIGCGTVGATLVAALAARAEQFTGPGELVLVDRPEGRWRGRAYQRDTEAVLANGPMIGMSLYLNDPEHGVRWAEARGLAVHPDERGVHRFLSRPVYGDYLEDGVEEALDRLRAAGWSVRSVEETATGIERDGDGVVIRHASGSVRVDHAVLCVGGRADDDAYGLRGTPGYIDDPYPLRDALAEVPQDAEIAVIGSGMIATDVLMALRAFGHQGRVTLASRSGLLPSVRRKAAPVRPAVLTAERLAALPRPLRLADIVALAREEVEAAGGDFDAITADLMDPAPAEERLRRQLDDALSADIGTQLLQRAVIDIGQDLWLALHESDKQQVLRTLHSRLWSFASPIPQTTAEKLVELCDEKRLRVRAGVASVERDGDGFLVRYEGGEEDRADLVVNAVTSVYRPEPPSAGGLLGLARTSGVLADHPHGGIRVDEETGRALDPSGEAAEHLFVLGELTRGAYYFVSAVAAFTRRADEIAASLAALPAPEVRDAAVSGT; encoded by the coding sequence ATGCCCAGCATCGGCGTGATCGGATGCGGAACCGTGGGGGCGACGCTGGTGGCCGCGCTCGCCGCCCGGGCCGAGCAGTTCACCGGGCCGGGCGAGCTGGTCCTCGTCGACCGGCCCGAGGGCCGCTGGCGCGGCCGCGCCTACCAGCGCGACACCGAGGCCGTCCTCGCCAACGGGCCGATGATCGGCATGTCCCTGTACCTCAACGACCCGGAGCACGGCGTGCGATGGGCCGAGGCCAGGGGTCTGGCCGTGCACCCGGACGAGCGCGGTGTGCACCGCTTCCTGTCCCGGCCGGTCTACGGGGACTACCTGGAGGACGGCGTCGAGGAGGCGCTTGACAGGCTGCGCGCGGCCGGGTGGAGCGTGCGGTCGGTCGAGGAGACGGCCACCGGCATCGAGCGGGACGGGGACGGCGTCGTCATCCGTCACGCGAGCGGAAGCGTGCGGGTGGACCACGCGGTGCTGTGCGTCGGCGGCCGCGCCGACGACGACGCGTACGGGCTTCGCGGCACCCCCGGCTACATCGACGACCCGTACCCCCTGCGGGACGCGCTGGCCGAGGTCCCGCAGGACGCCGAGATCGCCGTCATCGGCTCCGGCATGATCGCCACCGATGTGCTGATGGCCCTGCGCGCCTTCGGCCACCAGGGGCGGGTCACCCTGGCCTCCCGGTCCGGGCTGCTGCCCTCGGTACGCCGCAAGGCCGCGCCCGTACGGCCGGCCGTGCTGACCGCCGAGCGGCTCGCGGCGCTGCCCAGGCCGCTGCGGCTCGCGGACATCGTGGCGCTGGCGCGGGAGGAAGTCGAGGCGGCGGGCGGCGACTTCGACGCGATCACCGCCGACCTCATGGACCCGGCCCCCGCCGAGGAGCGGCTGCGCCGCCAGCTCGACGACGCCCTCTCGGCCGACATCGGCACCCAGCTGCTCCAGCGCGCGGTCATCGACATCGGCCAGGACCTGTGGCTGGCGCTGCACGAGAGCGACAAGCAGCAGGTGCTGCGCACCCTGCACTCCCGGCTGTGGAGCTTCGCCTCGCCCATCCCGCAGACCACCGCCGAAAAGCTGGTCGAGCTGTGCGACGAGAAGCGGCTGCGGGTGCGCGCCGGGGTCGCGTCGGTCGAGCGGGACGGCGACGGCTTCCTGGTGCGGTACGAGGGCGGCGAGGAGGACCGCGCCGATCTGGTGGTCAACGCGGTCACCTCGGTCTACCGCCCCGAACCGCCCTCCGCCGGCGGGCTCCTGGGGCTGGCCCGTACCTCCGGTGTCCTCGCCGACCACCCGCACGGCGGCATCCGGGTCGACGAGGAGACCGGCCGGGCCCTCGACCCGTCCGGCGAGGCCGCCGAGCACCTCTTCGTGCTCGGCGAACTGACGCGCGGCGCCTACTACTTCGTCAGCGCCGTCGCCGCCTTCACCCGCCGCGCCGACGAGATCGCGGCGAGCCTCGCCGCCCTCCCGGCACCGGAGGTACGGGACGCGGCCGTGTCCGGGACCTAA
- a CDS encoding FAD-binding oxidoreductase, whose product MSVPADIASEGPVLGQESAGYDDEVAAYQLGFGQRPDVVVGATGPDDVRAAVRLAAGRGLPLVVQSTGHGLPGDRSGGVLVTTARMRGVQVDPGSGIARVRAGTPWGDVIREAALHGLAPLSGSTLGVGAVGYTVEGGIGLLARTYGFAADRITAAEIVTADGELRHVTSESDPDLFWALRGAGGNFGVVTSLDLELVRQPRIYGGGLYFAEQYVPDALRTWLEWTQTQGEEMTSSIGLVPFPDKPAVPVPVRGQYTAHIRIAHTGSASDGAAAVAPLRSIGPCVLDTLTEMPYTDSDSIYRDPPTPMAYYGTNILVDELDVATAGRILELTGPGSGMNCVVQINHMGGALARRPAVPSSVGHRDARFMVRVLSRIAPGAGDAAAAAERAGHERVYALFGDRVLGVAPNFLLGGPVTAEQLRACYDEADYERLAALKAVYDPGNLFRGYHNIPPAPADAR is encoded by the coding sequence GTGAGCGTGCCCGCGGACATCGCGAGCGAAGGGCCGGTCCTCGGCCAGGAGTCGGCGGGTTACGACGACGAAGTCGCCGCCTATCAGCTCGGGTTCGGCCAGCGGCCGGACGTCGTGGTCGGCGCGACGGGGCCGGACGACGTCCGCGCCGCCGTCCGGCTGGCCGCCGGGCGCGGGCTGCCCCTCGTGGTGCAGTCCACCGGCCATGGCCTGCCCGGCGACCGCAGCGGCGGCGTCCTGGTGACCACCGCGCGGATGCGCGGCGTCCAGGTCGACCCGGGCAGCGGCATCGCCCGGGTCCGGGCCGGGACCCCCTGGGGCGACGTGATCCGGGAGGCGGCGCTGCACGGGCTCGCGCCGCTGTCCGGCAGCACGCTCGGCGTCGGCGCGGTTGGCTACACCGTCGAGGGCGGCATCGGTCTGCTGGCCCGCACCTACGGCTTCGCCGCCGACCGGATCACCGCGGCCGAGATCGTCACCGCCGACGGCGAGCTGCGGCACGTCACCTCGGAAAGCGACCCGGACCTGTTCTGGGCGCTGCGCGGGGCCGGGGGCAACTTCGGTGTGGTCACCTCGCTGGACCTGGAGCTGGTCCGCCAGCCCCGGATCTACGGCGGCGGACTGTACTTCGCCGAGCAGTACGTGCCCGACGCCCTGCGCACCTGGCTGGAGTGGACGCAGACCCAGGGCGAGGAGATGACCTCCTCGATCGGTCTGGTGCCCTTCCCGGACAAGCCCGCGGTGCCCGTGCCCGTACGCGGCCAGTACACCGCGCACATCCGGATCGCCCACACCGGCAGCGCGTCCGACGGCGCGGCGGCGGTCGCGCCGCTGCGCTCCATCGGCCCGTGCGTGCTCGACACGCTCACGGAGATGCCGTACACCGACTCGGACTCCATCTACCGCGACCCGCCGACGCCGATGGCGTACTACGGCACCAACATCCTGGTGGACGAACTCGACGTGGCGACGGCCGGGCGGATCCTGGAGCTGACCGGGCCGGGCTCCGGCATGAACTGCGTCGTCCAGATCAACCACATGGGCGGCGCCCTCGCCCGCCGCCCCGCCGTGCCCTCGTCGGTCGGCCACCGCGACGCCCGCTTCATGGTGCGGGTACTGAGCCGCATCGCCCCCGGGGCGGGGGATGCCGCGGCCGCCGCCGAGCGGGCCGGGCACGAGCGGGTCTACGCCCTCTTCGGCGACCGGGTCCTCGGTGTCGCGCCGAACTTCCTGCTCGGCGGGCCCGTCACGGCCGAGCAGCTGAGGGCCTGCTACGACGAGGCGGACTACGAGCGGCTTGCCGCGCTGAAGGCCGTGTACGACCCCGGGAACCTGTTCCGCGGCTACCACAACATCCCCCCGGCTCCGGCCGACGCCCGCTGA
- a CDS encoding PhzF family phenazine biosynthesis protein, producing the protein MHEYTVVDAFSRTPLEGNPVAVFFDAGDLPAEVMQRIAKEMNLSECTFVLPAEQGGDARIRIFTPVNELPFAGHPILGTAVAIGRPRKAERLLLETAMGAIPFELVHDDDATSVRMRQPTPVWEPYEHAEELLAALGLDASITPVEAYRNGPRHVLVGLESVEALSALTPDHNALRAFPDMSAYCFAGSGTHWRSRMFSPAYGVVEDAATGSAAGPMAIHLARHGLAAYGQDLEVLQGVEMGRPSPMYANAEGEGDRVGAVHVGGHGAVLARGTIYV; encoded by the coding sequence ATGCACGAGTACACGGTGGTGGACGCCTTCTCGCGTACCCCGCTCGAAGGCAATCCGGTGGCCGTGTTCTTCGATGCCGGGGACCTTCCGGCCGAGGTGATGCAGCGGATCGCCAAGGAGATGAACCTCTCCGAGTGCACCTTCGTGCTCCCGGCCGAGCAGGGCGGCGACGCGCGCATCCGGATCTTCACGCCGGTCAACGAGCTGCCGTTCGCCGGGCATCCGATCCTGGGCACGGCGGTCGCCATCGGGCGCCCGCGCAAGGCGGAGCGGCTGCTCCTGGAGACGGCCATGGGCGCCATCCCCTTCGAGCTGGTCCACGACGACGACGCCACCTCCGTACGGATGCGCCAGCCCACCCCTGTCTGGGAGCCGTACGAGCACGCGGAGGAACTGCTCGCGGCGCTCGGCCTGGACGCGTCGATCACGCCCGTCGAGGCCTATCGGAACGGGCCCCGGCACGTCCTGGTCGGCCTGGAGAGCGTCGAGGCGCTCTCCGCCCTGACCCCGGACCACAACGCGCTGCGCGCCTTCCCCGACATGTCGGCCTACTGCTTCGCGGGCTCCGGCACGCACTGGCGGTCCCGGATGTTCTCCCCGGCGTACGGCGTCGTCGAGGACGCGGCGACAGGCTCGGCGGCCGGGCCGATGGCGATCCACCTGGCGCGCCACGGCCTCGCCGCCTACGGCCAGGACCTGGAGGTCCTCCAGGGCGTCGAGATGGGCCGCCCGTCCCCCATGTACGCGAACGCCGAGGGTGAGGGCGACCGGGTCGGCGCGGTGCACGTCGGCGGTCACGGTGCGGTCCTCGCCCGCGGCACGATCTATGTGTAG
- a CDS encoding PhzA/PhzB family protein, with the protein MSETSQPQAFQDDAELRRNNRAIVEQYMNCRGEDRLKRHLLFTEDGVGGLWTTDTGEPIAIRGRDTLGEHAVWSLKCFPDWVWTNVEIFETQDPNRFWVECDGEGKILFPGYPEGYYRNHFLHSFEFENGKIKLEREFMNPNQQLRALGIPVPSVKREGIPT; encoded by the coding sequence ATGTCGGAGACCAGCCAGCCGCAGGCGTTCCAGGACGACGCGGAGCTCCGCAGGAACAACCGCGCCATCGTCGAGCAGTACATGAACTGCCGCGGTGAGGACCGGCTGAAGCGCCATCTGCTGTTCACCGAGGACGGCGTCGGCGGCCTGTGGACCACCGACACCGGCGAGCCCATCGCCATCCGCGGCCGCGACACCCTCGGCGAGCACGCCGTGTGGTCGCTGAAGTGCTTCCCGGACTGGGTGTGGACCAATGTCGAGATCTTCGAGACGCAGGACCCGAACCGGTTCTGGGTGGAGTGCGACGGCGAAGGAAAGATCCTTTTCCCGGGTTACCCGGAGGGGTACTACCGCAACCACTTCCTGCATTCCTTCGAGTTCGAGAACGGAAAGATCAAGTTGGAGCGGGAGTTCATGAACCCGAACCAGCAGCTGCGCGCGCTGGGAATCCCGGTCCCGTCGGTGAAGCGCGAAGGAATCCCCACCTGA
- a CDS encoding LysR family transcriptional regulator gives MELRQLEYFVTVAELASFTKAADALHVAQPGVSAQVRKLERELGHDLLDRSSRTVRLTPVGTSVLPHAKAALAAVAAVRQTVDELSGLVRGRVTIGTVISMGKTIDLPGLLASFHEAHSGVEIGLTEDSSEHLVEALHAGRIDLAVIGRTGTRPPGITLYDIVNEPLVAAVGHQDPLAGRERVGLTELADRALICLTQGTGLRSVVEAACAGAGFRPHIAFEAADPHVLAQLAGRGLGVAIIPASLARANETEVDLVEIDRPSIHGSLALAWRTDGPTSPAGAALISHARARLPQAR, from the coding sequence ATGGAGCTGCGTCAGCTGGAGTATTTCGTCACCGTCGCCGAGCTGGCGAGCTTCACCAAGGCGGCCGACGCCCTGCACGTCGCCCAGCCGGGGGTCAGCGCCCAAGTGCGCAAACTGGAACGGGAGCTGGGCCACGACCTGCTCGACCGCTCCAGCCGTACGGTCCGGCTCACCCCGGTCGGCACCTCCGTCCTGCCGCACGCGAAGGCCGCGCTCGCCGCGGTCGCCGCCGTCCGCCAGACGGTCGACGAACTCAGCGGCCTGGTACGGGGACGGGTCACCATCGGCACCGTCATCTCCATGGGCAAGACCATCGATCTGCCGGGACTCCTCGCCTCGTTCCACGAGGCGCACTCGGGGGTGGAGATAGGGCTGACCGAGGACAGCTCCGAGCACCTGGTGGAGGCCCTGCACGCGGGCCGCATCGACCTCGCGGTGATCGGCCGCACCGGCACCCGCCCGCCCGGCATCACGCTCTACGACATCGTCAACGAGCCGCTGGTCGCGGCCGTCGGCCACCAGGACCCGCTGGCCGGCCGGGAGCGCGTCGGTCTCACCGAGCTCGCCGACCGCGCCCTGATCTGCCTCACCCAGGGGACCGGGCTGCGCAGCGTCGTCGAGGCGGCGTGCGCCGGGGCGGGGTTCCGGCCGCACATCGCCTTCGAGGCCGCCGACCCGCACGTACTGGCCCAACTCGCCGGGCGGGGCCTCGGCGTGGCCATCATCCCGGCCTCGCTGGCCCGCGCCAACGAGACGGAGGTCGACCTCGTCGAGATCGACCGGCCGAGCATCCACGGCAGCCTCGCCCTCGCCTGGCGCACCGACGGCCCGACCAGCCCCGCCGGGGCCGCGCTCATCTCCCACGCCCGCGCCCGACTGCCCCAGGCGCGCTGA
- a CDS encoding nuclear transport factor 2 family protein — protein MAQHPTQPRAFTSPTTRAVVEAFFARQRAGDHTGLLDLFADRVDFFAPGAANAGALGPGSTRSDISLFFSTLGKVLVPDRDFLVLGQDAVVTGFARCDTSLNPIAMHFTVVGAKIGRCHLTEVSTRL, from the coding sequence ATGGCCCAACACCCCACCCAGCCGCGCGCGTTCACGTCTCCGACCACACGGGCGGTGGTCGAGGCGTTCTTCGCCCGGCAGCGCGCCGGGGACCACACGGGCCTGCTGGACCTCTTCGCGGACCGGGTCGACTTCTTCGCACCGGGCGCCGCGAACGCGGGGGCGCTCGGCCCCGGCTCCACCCGTTCGGACATCTCCCTCTTCTTCTCGACGCTCGGCAAGGTCCTCGTGCCCGACCGGGACTTCCTGGTCCTGGGCCAGGACGCGGTCGTCACCGGGTTCGCCCGCTGCGACACGAGCCTGAATCCGATCGCGATGCACTTCACGGTGGTCGGGGCGAAGATCGGCCGCTGCCATCTGACGGAGGTCAGCACGAGGCTCTGA